A window of the Coprobacter fastidiosus genome harbors these coding sequences:
- a CDS encoding acyltransferase family protein encodes MLISPISYNDTNRFKGMAILLIVLHNFYHVLPQAPIENEFFFNIENTNYYLKSVIDSFSPINITSLFTDFFSFFGHYGVALFIFLSGYGLTIKYSSKEFSNIEKIHFIWKRILRFWKVIIPLIPLSVLVKMIKYGNGLWETLTDHIGEYLSIITFTQTLIPGKEFVVSGPWWFFGAILQLYIIYIFLLHKKSNRFLLIISLSALFIQAITIFWGWENILFRLRYNSIGWLPIFCLGIYYAKKPVTTCKPSIPIILMILFLCSNVNAYFWLFSSLLFPLAFIPLFRNFPIKSFWEFMGKISFYLFAIHSFIRGAFFGLIGEEKIVEQNLGVPIGILYLLTSILIAYIFQQLLNRIYTYCQTIIVQKKQ; translated from the coding sequence ATGCTTATTTCTCCTATATCATACAACGACACGAATCGATTCAAAGGAATGGCTATTCTTTTGATTGTTTTACATAACTTTTATCATGTATTACCCCAAGCCCCTATTGAAAATGAATTTTTTTTCAACATCGAAAATACCAATTATTACCTTAAATCCGTTATAGATTCCTTTTCACCGATAAACATCACTTCCCTTTTCACCGACTTTTTTTCTTTTTTCGGACATTACGGAGTCGCTTTATTTATATTTCTCAGCGGATATGGATTAACGATAAAATATTCGTCTAAAGAATTTTCCAATATAGAGAAAATACATTTCATCTGGAAAAGAATATTACGTTTCTGGAAGGTCATAATACCGCTAATACCGCTCTCTGTACTCGTCAAAATGATAAAATATGGGAATGGCCTATGGGAAACGCTGACCGATCACATCGGAGAATATTTATCCATTATAACATTCACACAAACATTGATTCCCGGTAAAGAATTTGTCGTTAGCGGTCCATGGTGGTTTTTCGGAGCTATACTCCAATTATATATTATATATATTTTCTTATTACATAAAAAAAGTAACCGGTTTCTGCTTATAATAAGTTTATCGGCATTGTTTATACAAGCAATAACTATATTTTGGGGATGGGAAAATATTTTATTCCGCTTACGATACAATAGCATAGGATGGTTACCGATATTCTGTTTAGGCATTTATTATGCTAAAAAACCCGTTACTACATGCAAACCTTCAATTCCCATTATATTAATGATACTATTTTTATGTAGTAATGTCAATGCGTATTTTTGGTTATTTTCATCTCTTTTGTTCCCTTTAGCATTCATTCCCCTTTTCCGAAACTTTCCGATCAAATCATTTTGGGAATTTATGGGTAAAATATCTTTTTACCTGTTTGCTATCCATTCGTTTATACGAGGAGCTTTTTTCGGCCTAATTGGTGAAGAAAAAATCGTAGAACAAAATCTAGGAGTACCAATCGGAATCTTATATTTGTTGACAAGTATTTTAATCGCATATATCTTTCAGCAACTTCTCAACCGTATTTATACTTATTGTCAAACGATAATAGTACAGAAAAAACAATAG
- the lpxA gene encoding acyl-ACP--UDP-N-acetylglucosamine O-acyltransferase — protein MISPLAYIDSSAKIGKNVTIHPFAYIDKNVEIGDNCTIMPYASILDGTRMGNNNIVYQAAIVGAAPQDFKFKGDETLLIIGDNNTIREKVIINRATNKGDSTVIGNGNFLLEGVHIAHDTYIGNDCILGNGTKTAGNCKLDDKAILGSGVILKHGCHVGSWSLLRDGCRANKDVPPFIVAAHNPITYYGINAVLMSKAGGFKDNIVDDIAKAYRQIYQCGTSLENALLRIKELIPESPAIKYLINFIESSDKGIIGITI, from the coding sequence ATGATTAGTCCATTAGCTTATATCGATTCAAGCGCAAAAATCGGGAAAAATGTCACTATTCATCCGTTTGCGTACATCGATAAAAATGTAGAAATCGGTGACAATTGTACGATTATGCCTTATGCCAGCATTCTGGACGGGACTCGTATGGGAAATAACAATATCGTTTACCAAGCTGCAATCGTCGGAGCTGCACCACAAGATTTCAAATTTAAAGGTGATGAAACTCTTTTGATCATCGGAGACAATAATACAATTCGGGAAAAAGTCATTATCAACCGTGCAACAAATAAAGGAGATAGTACTGTTATTGGTAATGGAAACTTCCTACTAGAAGGTGTACATATCGCCCATGATACCTATATCGGGAATGACTGTATCTTAGGAAATGGTACTAAAACCGCAGGAAATTGCAAACTCGATGATAAAGCAATATTAGGAAGCGGTGTTATTCTGAAACACGGATGCCATGTAGGTAGCTGGTCACTTTTACGGGACGGTTGCCGTGCCAACAAAGATGTACCTCCTTTTATTGTCGCTGCTCACAATCCGATTACTTATTATGGAATCAATGCGGTATTGATGTCTAAAGCCGGAGGATTTAAGGACAATATAGTAGATGATATTGCGAAAGCATATCGTCAAATATACCAATGCGGCACAAGCCTCGAGAATGCACTTCTCAGAATCAAGGAATTGATTCCTGAAAGTCCGGCAATCAAATATTTGATCAATTTCATTGAAAGTTCCGATAAAGGAATTATCGGTATCACAATTTGA
- a CDS encoding DUF4890 domain-containing protein, whose amino-acid sequence MNHKILFTLFGLFCCNIITDIAAQTFEKRGFPQERLSPELTARKKTEQMDKLLQLSEKQFKKIFKLNLKEAKSIDVQRKNRQGIMPPPMPDRNQDKFPDRPPMRNFFNEVPMRPHPQPLQNPEKLKKETRKREKKLKKILTEEQYNTWKEYQKSIQDYKHHNNL is encoded by the coding sequence ATGAACCACAAAATTCTATTTACCTTATTCGGATTGTTTTGCTGTAATATCATAACCGATATTGCAGCTCAAACATTTGAAAAAAGAGGCTTTCCACAAGAACGACTATCACCTGAATTAACAGCCAGGAAAAAGACTGAACAGATGGACAAACTTCTGCAACTGTCGGAAAAACAATTCAAAAAAATATTCAAACTAAATTTGAAAGAGGCAAAATCGATCGATGTCCAACGAAAAAACAGACAAGGAATAATGCCTCCTCCTATGCCTGACAGAAATCAGGATAAATTTCCCGATCGTCCCCCTATGAGAAATTTTTTTAATGAAGTACCGATGCGACCCCATCCCCAACCGCTACAGAATCCTGAGAAACTGAAAAAAGAGACTCGGAAAAGAGAGAAAAAGCTTAAAAAGATACTAACCGAAGAACAATATAATACATGGAAAGAGTATCAAAAATCAATACAAGACTATAAGCATCATAATAATCTATAA
- the ung gene encoding uracil-DNA glycosylase → MDVRIEKSWKDRLQNEFDKPYFEQLTDFVRREYRTSTVYPPGNQMFRAFDICPFDKVKVVILGQDPYHEPRQAHGLCFSVNDGIPFPPSLLNIFKEIESDLGIPMPKSGDLTRWADQGVLLLNATLTVRAHQAGSHQNKGWEQFTDAVIHRLAEEREHLVFILWGSYAQRKGDFIDRSKHLVLKSPHPSPLSAHRGFFGNGHFSKANAYLKEHGIEPIQW, encoded by the coding sequence ATGGATGTTCGTATAGAGAAAAGTTGGAAAGACCGGTTACAGAATGAATTTGATAAACCGTACTTCGAGCAACTTACTGATTTTGTTCGTCGCGAGTATAGAACTTCAACTGTATATCCTCCTGGAAATCAAATGTTCAGAGCTTTTGATATCTGTCCTTTTGATAAGGTAAAAGTTGTTATTTTAGGGCAAGATCCTTATCATGAACCGCGTCAGGCGCATGGGTTATGTTTTTCGGTGAACGATGGTATTCCTTTTCCGCCTTCTCTTCTCAATATTTTTAAAGAGATTGAGTCTGATCTTGGTATTCCTATGCCCAAAAGCGGAGATTTGACTCGTTGGGCTGATCAAGGTGTTTTGCTTTTAAATGCAACGTTAACAGTGAGAGCACATCAAGCAGGCTCTCATCAGAATAAGGGTTGGGAGCAGTTTACGGATGCCGTTATTCATCGATTGGCAGAAGAGCGAGAACACCTTGTCTTTATTTTGTGGGGATCATATGCACAACGTAAAGGGGATTTTATCGATCGTTCGAAGCATTTGGTTTTAAAATCTCCTCACCCGTCTCCTTTGTCTGCGCATAGAGGCTTTTTCGGTAATGGGCATTTTAGTAAGGCAAATGCATACCTAAAAGAGCATGGAATAGAGCCTATTCAATGGTAA
- a CDS encoding C-GCAxxG-C-C family protein — translation MDINIEERVQKAVDLFKSGYNCSQSVFLAYNDLFAIEDTLAATLLAPLGGGMGRLREVCGAVSASFMIIGLKYPANDPNDKPAKTRNYTAVQELAAEFRKKNGSIVCRELLGLVQKQDDPEPSDRTEAYYKRRPCADYVAVAARIVGEKLKSE, via the coding sequence ATGGATATAAATATAGAAGAAAGGGTGCAGAAGGCCGTAGATCTTTTTAAGAGCGGGTATAATTGTTCTCAATCGGTTTTTCTCGCTTACAATGATCTTTTTGCTATCGAAGATACTTTGGCTGCTACATTGTTAGCTCCATTGGGTGGAGGTATGGGACGTCTGAGAGAGGTTTGCGGTGCTGTTTCGGCATCTTTTATGATAATCGGTCTTAAATATCCTGCGAATGATCCGAATGATAAGCCTGCAAAGACCCGTAATTATACTGCAGTTCAGGAACTGGCTGCTGAGTTCAGGAAGAAAAACGGATCGATTGTTTGTCGGGAGTTGTTGGGTTTAGTTCAAAAACAGGATGATCCTGAGCCTTCAGATCGCACGGAAGCGTATTATAAGCGTCGTCCTTGTGCCGATTATGTGGCAGTTGCAGCGCGTATTGTCGGGGAAAAATTGAAGAGTGAATAG